A genomic segment from Rhodohalobacter sp. SW132 encodes:
- a CDS encoding TolC family protein, with amino-acid sequence MYKYPIFFLLLLWLPVVISAQNQSSPSIIDNYVQIGVESNLQLLNDAFDGEISRSELRSARGRFLPEISFESSYTFSDGGRTVDIPTGDLFNPVHHTLNELTGEQRFPANLSNVSEQLLPNDFHDTRLRIVQPLFNTDLYYSYRAQQNLVSEQEARRQVMVDELTREIKVSYLNYFKATDLLAIHETNRELFNELIRTTESMVRNGMETPDAVLTAEYELADVEGRIAEARRQQSAARTYFNFLLNRNLDTPIRQDDSYLARAAGYQDIPALQEEALMSRPEFDQISHGIRATENHLKLNRANTLPDLFVVGDYGYQGTQYKFNSDQQYWSVQFGLRWSLFEGFRNRERIQQSHIELRKLDNQFTELEQQIRLRVMDAWHAWSAAETKLEAAESGLEAAEAGFEITRRKYEENRVLLVQYLRAQDNYTRARLQVAIARYDLKSKEADLERETGRSFTNN; translated from the coding sequence ATGTATAAATACCCGATTTTTTTTCTGCTGCTTTTGTGGTTGCCGGTTGTGATATCCGCCCAGAACCAGTCCTCCCCTTCTATCATAGATAATTATGTTCAGATAGGGGTTGAAAGCAACCTGCAACTGCTCAATGATGCATTCGACGGGGAAATAAGCCGATCGGAACTCAGGTCAGCCCGCGGCCGTTTCCTGCCTGAAATCTCGTTTGAGTCATCTTATACATTTTCGGATGGGGGCAGAACAGTGGATATCCCCACCGGAGACTTGTTCAATCCGGTCCATCACACTCTGAATGAACTTACCGGCGAACAGCGCTTCCCCGCCAATCTGTCCAATGTTAGTGAGCAGTTATTGCCAAATGACTTTCATGATACCCGGCTGCGCATCGTTCAGCCCCTGTTTAATACCGATCTATATTACAGCTACAGGGCTCAGCAAAATCTCGTTTCCGAGCAGGAAGCCCGCCGGCAGGTTATGGTTGATGAACTGACCCGCGAGATCAAAGTAAGTTACCTGAACTATTTCAAGGCGACAGACCTGCTGGCCATCCACGAAACGAATCGGGAACTGTTTAATGAACTCATTCGAACCACCGAATCGATGGTACGCAATGGAATGGAAACCCCGGATGCTGTGCTTACCGCCGAATACGAACTGGCGGATGTAGAAGGACGTATCGCTGAAGCCCGAAGGCAGCAGTCTGCCGCCCGTACTTATTTCAATTTCTTGCTCAACAGGAACCTGGATACACCCATCCGGCAAGATGATAGCTACCTGGCACGTGCCGCCGGTTATCAGGATATCCCCGCACTTCAAGAGGAAGCCCTGATGAGCCGTCCGGAGTTTGATCAGATCAGCCATGGAATCCGGGCAACGGAAAACCACTTGAAACTCAATCGCGCCAATACCCTTCCTGACCTGTTTGTGGTTGGTGATTACGGGTATCAGGGCACGCAGTATAAATTCAATTCCGATCAGCAGTATTGGTCTGTACAGTTCGGTTTGCGGTGGTCGCTATTTGAGGGATTTCGGAACCGTGAGCGGATACAACAATCTCACATTGAGCTAAGAAAACTGGATAACCAATTCACGGAGCTTGAACAGCAAATAAGGCTCAGGGTGATGGATGCCTGGCACGCGTGGAGTGCGGCTGAGACAAAATTAGAAGCCGCAGAATCTGGACTCGAAGCCGCAGAAGCGGGTTTTGAAATCACACGGCGAAAGTACGAAGAAAACCGCGTGCTTCTCGTGCAGTACCTGAGAGCGCAGGACAATTACACCCGTGCACGGCTGCAGGTTGCCATAGCCCGCTACGATCTGAAATCAAAAGAAGCCGACCTGGAACGGGAAACCGGCAGATCATTTACTAACAATTAA
- a CDS encoding TetR/AcrR family transcriptional regulator, whose translation MTIQERKEREKQELRDLILSTAAELFRTKGYEKTSIRAIADAIDYSPGTIYRYFKDKDELMFEISETGFKLFHEYQNSVSNIENPLVRLKKIGESYIKFALDYPSYYELMFIMPDPIDFLGDDREWKNGLNCHDFHLNAILECQQLGHFKDQDPMHLSLMVWAQVHGIIALHLKNRLDMYEVADQEQLLFDALASFNHMLDSQ comes from the coding sequence ATGACGATACAAGAAAGAAAAGAACGGGAAAAACAGGAACTCAGGGATTTGATTCTGAGTACGGCTGCTGAATTGTTCCGGACAAAGGGTTACGAAAAAACCAGCATCCGGGCGATTGCTGACGCTATTGATTATAGCCCCGGTACCATCTATCGTTATTTTAAGGATAAGGATGAATTGATGTTTGAAATCAGTGAAACGGGTTTCAAATTGTTCCATGAGTACCAGAATAGTGTTTCAAATATCGAAAATCCACTGGTGCGGCTCAAAAAGATAGGTGAGTCCTATATCAAATTTGCCCTCGATTATCCCTCCTATTACGAACTCATGTTTATTATGCCGGACCCCATCGACTTTCTGGGAGATGACAGGGAATGGAAGAATGGACTGAATTGCCATGATTTTCACCTGAATGCCATTCTTGAGTGCCAGCAGCTGGGCCATTTCAAAGATCAGGATCCCATGCATCTCTCCCTGATGGTCTGGGCCCAGGTTCACGGTATTATTGCACTACATCTCAAGAACCGGCTTGATATGTATGAAGTTGCCGATCAGGAACAACTTCTTTTCGACGCCCTGGCCTCTTTTAATCATATGCTTGACAGTCAATAA
- a CDS encoding efflux RND transporter permease subunit: MQLPEFSIKNYRFILILVVMAFVVGLFALFTMPRTEDPDMALPFYTISVVYPGTSPEDMQELVVKPIEDALDEIDDLTEILTTIEEGLAVFEVEAGFGIDRIRKLDEITREVNGIRNQLPDGIFSLDIEQFRPEALTNIIQFALVSETASYRELNATAEMLEHRLKRIDGVRNVDIEANPEEEIRVAADFQRMAAQNVSLDMILHALTDQNMNIPGGNLNIGSGTFGIQTSGSLKSLDEIRQIPVASGASHVVYLDDIADVFYAHEDIRWIARFMDQRTVYINIKRESSKNLIQITNSIFGQLEELQAAIPSDMSLEVVFEQASAVEGRINDFFLNLLQGIVLVAVIIFLFLGFRSALITGAVIPIAMIAGIGVLNFIGYGLQQISIAALVIALGLLVDNGIVVVENIVRFRKKGHTLIDAAVKGTSEVGYAIISATLTTVLVFAPLAMMQSGPGEFLRSLPVTVIIVLILSLILALTFIPLLATRLMSDSPEAKESWVDRFIRHLISRYYRPALDIALKYKGFVFSSAVILFLGSLMLFPYIGVSFFPTADKPVLLIEVDLPHGTNVEETDRAVRFVEGVLDETEFVKNYTSNIGHGNPQIYYNRFPESFKSNHGQILVNFEEWDQERFYSTLRNFRESFARYPGARISFSELTNGPPFYAPVEIRILGERLDILKDLSLKVEDLIRNTGGTIDVNNPMALNRTNINVDINREKASLAGLSIASADRTIRAAMSGFPADKAIMSDGKEYPIMVRLALDEQTAVSDFDKIYLTNQYGEQIPLNQVADIRFGSATNSFIHYNLQRGTTVSSNVTNQDRVAAITEEIIAGLNEIDWPDGYSYYVAGEYASQHETFGDMTILVFVALFGIFAVLVLQFRSFLQPLIIFSAIPMAITGSFLALFITGWSFSFFAFVGFVSLIGIVVNNSIILVDYANQLLRDGKSVLESITEAAETRFTPIILTTTTTIAGLLPLTLSGTSLWSPLGWTIIGGMITSTALTLLIVPVLFLWFTTEERIVAGD, encoded by the coding sequence ATGCAGCTGCCTGAATTTTCGATCAAAAATTACCGGTTTATTCTGATTCTGGTCGTAATGGCATTTGTGGTGGGGCTTTTTGCGCTATTCACCATGCCGCGCACGGAAGATCCGGATATGGCGCTGCCTTTTTACACCATTTCAGTCGTTTACCCCGGCACAAGTCCCGAGGATATGCAGGAGCTGGTCGTGAAACCGATTGAGGATGCTCTTGATGAAATCGACGACCTCACTGAAATTCTGACCACAATTGAAGAAGGTCTGGCTGTGTTCGAAGTTGAAGCCGGGTTCGGAATCGACAGGATACGAAAGCTGGATGAAATCACCCGGGAAGTAAACGGCATCCGTAATCAGCTGCCCGACGGCATCTTCAGCCTGGATATTGAACAGTTCAGGCCGGAAGCCCTCACGAATATCATACAATTTGCACTGGTATCGGAAACGGCAAGCTACCGGGAGCTGAATGCCACGGCCGAGATGCTGGAACATCGGCTTAAGCGAATCGATGGAGTTCGCAATGTGGATATCGAAGCCAATCCGGAAGAAGAAATCCGGGTGGCGGCAGACTTCCAGCGCATGGCGGCTCAGAACGTCTCCCTGGATATGATACTCCACGCTCTCACCGATCAGAACATGAACATTCCGGGAGGTAATCTGAACATCGGCAGCGGAACGTTTGGGATACAGACCAGCGGCAGCTTGAAGAGCCTGGATGAGATCAGGCAGATCCCGGTTGCTTCGGGAGCCAGCCACGTAGTGTACCTCGATGACATTGCCGATGTCTTTTACGCGCATGAAGATATCCGCTGGATTGCACGATTCATGGATCAGCGGACGGTGTACATCAACATCAAACGCGAATCGAGTAAAAACCTGATTCAGATAACCAACAGTATCTTCGGCCAGCTTGAAGAACTTCAGGCTGCCATCCCGTCCGACATGTCTCTTGAAGTGGTATTTGAGCAGGCCTCTGCCGTGGAGGGACGCATCAACGATTTTTTCCTGAACCTCCTGCAGGGAATTGTGCTGGTGGCTGTGATCATCTTCCTTTTTCTCGGTTTCCGGTCGGCATTGATCACCGGTGCGGTCATTCCCATTGCCATGATTGCGGGAATTGGAGTACTCAACTTTATTGGATATGGCCTGCAGCAGATATCCATTGCCGCCCTGGTTATCGCCCTTGGCCTGTTGGTGGATAACGGCATTGTAGTGGTTGAAAACATCGTTCGTTTCCGCAAAAAAGGACACACCCTGATAGATGCCGCCGTAAAAGGCACTTCCGAAGTGGGGTATGCTATCATCAGTGCCACGCTCACCACCGTCCTGGTATTTGCACCCCTCGCGATGATGCAAAGTGGACCGGGAGAGTTTCTGAGATCGTTGCCGGTCACGGTTATTATTGTTTTGATACTCTCGCTGATTTTGGCACTAACCTTCATCCCGCTGCTTGCCACACGCCTGATGAGCGATTCACCTGAAGCGAAAGAGAGCTGGGTGGATCGGTTTATCCGGCACCTCATTTCCCGGTATTACCGACCCGCTCTTGATATAGCTTTAAAATATAAAGGGTTCGTTTTTTCATCCGCAGTTATTTTGTTTCTGGGAAGCCTGATGTTGTTCCCCTATATCGGGGTCAGCTTTTTCCCAACAGCAGATAAACCTGTTTTATTGATTGAGGTCGATCTTCCTCATGGAACAAATGTTGAGGAAACCGATCGGGCCGTCCGGTTTGTGGAGGGCGTACTTGATGAAACCGAATTTGTTAAGAACTATACGTCAAACATCGGGCACGGTAATCCCCAGATCTATTACAACAGGTTCCCGGAATCCTTCAAGAGCAACCACGGCCAGATTCTGGTCAATTTTGAAGAGTGGGACCAGGAACGATTTTATTCCACCCTCCGCAATTTTCGAGAATCGTTTGCCCGATACCCCGGCGCGCGGATTTCCTTCAGTGAGCTTACGAACGGACCACCATTCTATGCTCCGGTCGAGATTCGTATCCTTGGTGAACGGCTCGATATCCTTAAAGATCTTTCCCTGAAAGTGGAAGACCTGATACGTAATACCGGGGGCACGATTGATGTAAACAATCCCATGGCGCTGAACCGAACCAATATTAACGTGGATATCAACCGGGAGAAAGCAAGCCTGGCGGGGCTTTCCATCGCCTCGGCTGACAGAACGATTCGTGCGGCCATGTCAGGTTTCCCGGCCGATAAAGCGATCATGAGTGATGGCAAGGAGTATCCTATTATGGTCCGGCTGGCCCTTGACGAGCAGACTGCGGTAAGTGATTTCGACAAGATCTATCTAACCAATCAGTATGGAGAACAAATCCCTCTGAATCAGGTTGCCGACATCCGGTTTGGTTCGGCGACCAACAGCTTTATTCACTACAATCTGCAGCGGGGTACCACCGTCTCGTCCAATGTGACCAATCAGGATCGGGTTGCGGCCATTACGGAGGAGATCATAGCCGGGCTCAACGAAATAGACTGGCCGGATGGGTACAGTTACTACGTAGCCGGTGAATACGCCTCACAGCATGAAACTTTTGGCGATATGACCATACTGGTCTTCGTAGCACTATTTGGAATTTTTGCGGTTCTTGTGCTTCAGTTTCGGTCATTCCTGCAGCCGCTGATCATTTTCTCGGCCATTCCAATGGCCATTACAGGGTCGTTTCTCGCCCTGTTTATCACCGGTTGGTCGTTCTCCTTCTTTGCATTTGTGGGATTTGTCAGCCTGATCGGGATCGTGGTCAACAACTCTATTATTCTGGTGGATTATGCCAATCAGCTTTTGCGTGACGGAAAATCGGTGCTTGAATCGATAACGGAAGCGGCGGAGACCCGATTCACGCCGATCATCCTAACCACCACAACTACCATTGCAGGACTGTTGCCGCTTACGCTTTCCGGTACCAGCCTCTGGTCACCGCTCGGGTGGACCATCATCGGCGGAATGATAACCTCCACAGCACTCACACTTTTAATTGTACCGGTGCTGTTTCTGTGGTTTACAACGGAAGAGAGGATTGTGGCTGGTGATTAA
- a CDS encoding Vat family streptogramin A O-acetyltransferase, producing the protein MKGPNPNDKEPMKGFPQVGYLKNYISSENIIVGDYTYYDDPEGPERFEKNVLYHFPFIGDKLIIGKFCAIAKDVTFIMNGANHKVSGFSTYPFQIFGNGWEKVLPKEGELPFKGDTVIGHDVWIGYDATLMPGVKIGSGAIVASKSVVTRDVPPYSIAGGNPANIIKYRFDEGTIKELLEIAWWNWSANKITENLEEIVGHDLASLRRVSDK; encoded by the coding sequence TTGAAAGGCCCAAACCCAAATGATAAAGAGCCCATGAAGGGGTTCCCACAAGTGGGATATCTGAAAAATTATATTTCGTCCGAAAATATCATAGTGGGTGATTACACTTATTATGATGATCCTGAAGGCCCGGAACGGTTTGAGAAAAATGTTCTGTATCACTTTCCGTTTATTGGCGACAAGTTGATTATTGGAAAGTTCTGTGCCATCGCCAAAGATGTAACATTTATCATGAATGGAGCCAATCATAAGGTTTCAGGATTTTCCACGTATCCGTTTCAAATATTTGGTAACGGGTGGGAAAAAGTTTTGCCAAAAGAGGGAGAACTTCCATTTAAAGGCGATACCGTAATTGGGCATGATGTCTGGATCGGCTACGATGCCACATTAATGCCTGGAGTTAAAATTGGAAGCGGGGCTATTGTCGCCAGTAAATCTGTAGTTACCAGAGATGTGCCGCCATATAGCATTGCAGGAGGTAATCCTGCCAATATTATTAAATACCGGTTTGATGAAGGCACAATCAAAGAACTCCTGGAAATTGCCTGGTGGAATTGGAGTGCAAATAAAATTACGGAAAATCTTGAGGAAATAGTTGGCCATGACCTGGCTTCACTACGTCGTGTAAGTGACAAGTAA
- a CDS encoding AraC family transcriptional regulator, which yields MKLYIKYMVSLRCKMLVKSELEKLGLTSISVDLGMVEIKEEITEEQLKIFNKNLKKSGLELLDDKKNILVEKIKAVIVEMIHYSEEVPKVNDSDYISEKLDYDYTYLSNTFSEVKGMTIQQYIILHKMEKVKELLIYDELTLTEIAHKLHYSSVAHLSNQFKKVTGLTPTYFKELKDMRSKNLEDL from the coding sequence ATGAAACTATATATTAAGTATATGGTTAGTTTGCGCTGTAAGATGCTGGTGAAGAGCGAGCTGGAAAAGCTTGGGCTAACCAGTATTTCTGTTGATCTTGGCATGGTTGAAATCAAGGAGGAAATTACCGAGGAGCAGCTAAAAATTTTTAACAAAAACCTGAAGAAATCGGGGCTTGAGTTACTGGATGATAAAAAGAACATCCTGGTTGAAAAGATTAAAGCCGTGATTGTTGAAATGATACACTACTCTGAGGAGGTGCCAAAAGTAAATGATTCAGATTATATCAGCGAGAAGCTGGATTACGACTATACCTACCTCTCCAACACCTTTTCGGAAGTAAAAGGAATGACCATTCAGCAATACATTATTCTGCACAAGATGGAAAAAGTTAAAGAACTGCTGATCTATGATGAACTTACTCTTACTGAAATAGCCCATAAACTACATTATAGCAGTGTCGCTCATTTATCGAATCAGTTCAAAAAAGTGACGGGACTTACTCCCACCTACTTCAAAGAACTCAAAGATATGCGCTCAAAAAACCTGGAAGATCTGTAG
- a CDS encoding sodium:proton antiporter gives MENSYPVFFEFDFYVVQLLVLASVVLLILIVAPRIESKKYITTPIFFLLLGILLFLLPIPWELPELNDEPVILKRITEFGVIVALVSAGLKINEPFSWKTWGPSSRLLLVTMPLTIAATAFLGWWGAGLVPASAILLGAVLAPTDPVLANDVQTSDPGSPDDSSVRLTLTTEAGLNDGLAFPFTNLAIAVAVLGLAPSAWIADWLLIDVFYKIIVGGIVGVVCGKILGFLLFNIPKNKNLKIADNVFAIALVLFPYAAAELVSSYGFIAVFVSACIFRQKRPEHDYQSRVHQFSVTMESLMEGILMLIIGGYLVFGVLDSLTFPMIAVSFAILFLVRPISGLIAFIGSDLPKHKKWVISFFGIRGIGSLYYLSYGIYMADFPQSDELWAITIFIVAVSVMIHGVSAKPIMERFSKKE, from the coding sequence TTGGAAAACTCCTATCCTGTTTTTTTTGAATTTGATTTCTATGTGGTACAGTTGCTTGTATTAGCATCCGTCGTGCTTTTGATACTGATCGTAGCGCCGCGTATAGAATCAAAAAAATATATTACCACACCTATCTTTTTTTTATTGCTGGGGATTCTGCTTTTTCTGCTGCCAATTCCATGGGAGTTGCCCGAACTGAATGATGAGCCGGTAATTTTAAAACGAATTACAGAATTTGGAGTGATTGTCGCGCTTGTCTCAGCCGGGCTAAAAATTAACGAACCTTTCTCTTGGAAAACCTGGGGCCCCAGTTCACGATTACTCCTGGTTACCATGCCTCTGACGATTGCTGCGACAGCTTTTTTGGGATGGTGGGGGGCGGGTCTGGTCCCTGCATCGGCAATCCTGTTGGGTGCCGTTCTCGCACCTACTGACCCGGTTCTTGCAAATGATGTTCAAACGTCCGATCCGGGATCACCCGATGATTCATCCGTGCGCTTAACATTAACAACGGAAGCTGGTTTAAATGATGGTCTCGCTTTTCCTTTCACCAATCTCGCAATTGCTGTTGCTGTTCTTGGCCTTGCACCCTCGGCATGGATTGCTGACTGGCTTCTTATAGATGTGTTCTATAAAATTATTGTCGGTGGAATTGTAGGAGTCGTTTGCGGTAAAATTTTAGGGTTCTTACTCTTCAACATACCGAAAAATAAAAACTTAAAAATAGCTGATAATGTATTTGCGATTGCCCTTGTGCTTTTTCCTTATGCGGCAGCGGAATTGGTGTCATCATACGGATTTATTGCGGTATTTGTATCTGCGTGTATCTTTCGCCAGAAAAGGCCAGAGCATGATTACCAAAGCAGGGTACACCAATTTTCGGTAACAATGGAGAGTTTGATGGAAGGAATACTGATGCTCATTATTGGAGGGTATCTTGTATTTGGAGTATTGGACTCCTTAACCTTTCCCATGATTGCAGTCAGTTTTGCGATCCTATTTTTAGTGCGGCCAATCAGTGGTTTAATCGCATTTATAGGAAGTGATCTGCCGAAACATAAAAAGTGGGTAATCTCATTTTTTGGAATAAGAGGTATAGGTTCTTTGTACTATCTCTCTTATGGAATCTATATGGCTGATTTTCCTCAGTCTGATGAACTATGGGCGATTACTATTTTTATTGTGGCTGTCTCTGTTATGATCCATGGGGTTTCTGCTAAACCGATCATGGAACGATTTTCAAAAAAAGAATAG
- a CDS encoding DUF4235 domain-containing protein, with protein MNDETVKKIVITSATVIVGYTLRQLAQKKWKDVYDEEPPASHTSEEINWKKVIIWSLITGTVISTAELATKRYLTLKLDV; from the coding sequence ATGAATGACGAAACCGTAAAAAAAATAGTCATAACCAGTGCAACGGTCATTGTTGGATATACACTAAGGCAATTGGCTCAAAAGAAATGGAAAGATGTATATGATGAAGAACCACCCGCATCTCATACATCTGAAGAGATAAACTGGAAAAAGGTTATCATTTGGAGCCTGATAACCGGAACAGTAATTAGCACTGCTGAACTGGCTACCAAAAGATATCTGACCCTTAAGCTGGATGTCTGA
- a CDS encoding efflux RND transporter periplasmic adaptor subunit, whose protein sequence is MIPFNQPIHKNSIPAWLLVFLPLLMISCSTGESRDTESAPSPEYVQIQSLKTSTEPIPIYISGKLSSASEFDLSFRTGGFIDELLFDEGDEVKKGDLLATLDRTEIDAQVVRARNMYEKYRRDLNRIQNLYQDNAATLEQVDDLKTALENARAELDIALFNQERSVITAPTNGRLLAKYTEVNEQVGPGEPIFRLGENGSHSTVLKAGVSDRNITRLQHGDSAQVHFDALPGRSFTGHVTRIAAAANQRTGVFTIEITLNDPAQELRNGFVAKAIIYPSSQQPYITIPIDALVEAENEYVYIYVPDSELESAVRVRVKPVHIGNSYFAVAVEDLPDHSNVITRGAAYLRPGSPITLAVEGY, encoded by the coding sequence ATGATTCCTTTTAATCAACCCATCCACAAAAATAGTATTCCGGCATGGCTGCTTGTCTTTTTGCCGCTGCTAATGATCTCTTGCAGCACGGGTGAAAGCCGGGATACCGAATCGGCTCCGTCCCCGGAATATGTTCAGATCCAATCACTAAAAACCTCAACAGAACCGATACCCATATATATATCAGGGAAACTTTCTTCGGCTTCAGAGTTTGATCTCTCTTTCAGAACCGGCGGTTTTATTGATGAGCTTCTTTTTGATGAAGGCGATGAGGTAAAAAAAGGAGATCTGCTGGCCACGCTGGATCGGACAGAAATAGACGCGCAGGTCGTCCGGGCGCGGAACATGTATGAGAAATATCGCCGTGATCTTAATCGAATCCAAAATCTCTATCAGGACAACGCGGCCACTCTCGAACAGGTTGACGATCTCAAAACCGCACTGGAAAACGCCAGGGCTGAGCTGGACATCGCCCTGTTTAATCAGGAGCGCTCTGTGATCACTGCTCCGACAAACGGACGTCTGCTTGCTAAATACACCGAAGTGAACGAGCAAGTAGGGCCCGGTGAGCCCATATTTCGATTGGGAGAAAACGGCAGTCACTCCACAGTATTGAAAGCAGGCGTATCCGATAGAAATATCACCCGCCTTCAGCATGGAGATTCCGCACAGGTCCATTTTGATGCGTTGCCGGGTCGTTCGTTTACCGGACATGTAACCCGGATTGCAGCGGCCGCAAATCAGCGTACCGGTGTATTCACTATTGAGATCACGCTGAATGATCCGGCACAGGAGCTCCGCAACGGGTTTGTCGCCAAAGCAATAATCTATCCATCTTCGCAGCAACCCTATATCACCATACCCATTGATGCTCTTGTAGAAGCTGAAAACGAATACGTTTATATCTATGTGCCGGATTCAGAGTTGGAGTCTGCCGTCAGGGTCCGGGTAAAGCCGGTTCACATTGGGAACAGCTATTTTGCTGTGGCCGTGGAGGATCTGCCCGATCATTCAAACGTAATTACACGCGGAGCTGCCTATCTTCGTCCGGGCTCTCCCATCACTCTTGCCGTTGAGGGATACTGA
- a CDS encoding YtxH domain-containing protein, with protein sequence MLDKKEIQNFIRQFNKKNDSMQTEKLILVAISSAVGGALLGILFAPDKGKNTRKQLAKKRDEYLEEIIKNTEELSQQLKNNTESILGKSKKTLQDLKQDVEDYSELSYQELYDLAKELKVNGYSQMNKSELIQALKD encoded by the coding sequence ATGCTCGATAAGAAAGAAATTCAAAATTTTATCCGTCAGTTCAATAAGAAAAATGATTCAATGCAAACCGAGAAGCTTATTCTGGTTGCTATTTCAAGTGCTGTAGGAGGAGCACTTCTTGGTATATTGTTTGCTCCCGATAAGGGGAAAAACACCAGGAAACAATTAGCCAAAAAAAGGGATGAATATCTCGAGGAGATCATTAAAAATACCGAAGAGCTGAGTCAGCAGCTGAAGAATAATACGGAGTCAATTCTGGGAAAATCTAAGAAGACTCTTCAGGATTTAAAACAGGATGTAGAAGATTATTCTGAATTATCCTATCAGGAACTGTATGATCTTGCAAAAGAGCTTAAGGTTAATGGATATTCTCAAATGAATAAATCCGAACTGATACAGGCGTTGAAAGATTAA
- a CDS encoding Y4yA family PLP-dependent enzyme, with translation MYPPLTPITDSWMKNVFSNLPFLEDLFKEYGSPINILHTGPFQKNYEQFSQVFEKHKLSHTIFFARKANRCKVFVKEANRLGFGVDTASYLELKQCLEMGVEKLVLTAAVKDEKLVHLALQHDVLIILDNEDECRLVNRIAGELGKTAKIGIRISGFRYNGEKLYSRFGFDIDYASEFIKYHLGEGNVHENLRFDGFHFHLDGYSTEQRSEALLQTIHLADRLLDHEIETSFIDMGGGILINYLSSESEWETFWSELKKAVRGDRSPVTFGNNGLGYELINGELRGEPDVYPYYNENSKVNFLDDILSYRNKTGETPADLLRERGIEIRIEPGRSLLDQTGFTMAKVIHRKKDSRGNWLIGLEMNRSQLSSSSADFLLDPVFIQANNDDREKKATPVYFTGGYCLEQDIILKRKIVLPCLPEPGDIVCFPNTAGYLMHFYETRSHLYDFTTNVVIDEISEVPEVHHEKF, from the coding sequence ATGTATCCCCCCTTAACGCCCATTACAGATTCATGGATGAAAAATGTTTTTTCGAATCTTCCATTCCTCGAAGATCTGTTCAAGGAATATGGATCGCCAATAAACATTCTTCATACAGGGCCGTTTCAAAAAAATTATGAGCAATTTTCACAGGTTTTCGAGAAGCATAAGTTGTCTCACACCATCTTTTTTGCAAGGAAAGCCAACCGGTGCAAGGTGTTTGTAAAGGAAGCAAACCGCCTTGGGTTCGGAGTGGATACAGCGAGTTATCTTGAATTAAAACAGTGCCTGGAGATGGGGGTTGAAAAGCTTGTACTGACGGCAGCGGTTAAAGATGAGAAGCTGGTGCATCTGGCGCTTCAGCATGATGTACTGATAATTCTGGATAACGAAGACGAATGCCGCCTGGTAAACAGGATTGCGGGTGAACTCGGTAAAACTGCCAAAATTGGAATTCGGATCAGCGGCTTTCGCTACAACGGAGAAAAACTCTACAGCAGATTTGGGTTCGATATAGATTATGCCTCGGAGTTCATAAAATACCATCTGGGAGAAGGGAATGTGCATGAGAATCTTCGGTTTGATGGTTTTCATTTTCATCTTGATGGGTATTCGACAGAGCAACGGAGTGAAGCTCTGTTACAAACGATACACCTTGCCGACCGGCTTCTGGATCACGAAATCGAAACATCATTTATCGATATGGGCGGGGGGATTTTAATAAACTATCTCTCTTCAGAATCTGAATGGGAGACGTTCTGGAGTGAGCTCAAAAAGGCGGTCAGGGGTGATCGGTCACCGGTTACATTCGGCAATAACGGTCTGGGATATGAACTCATCAACGGAGAGCTGCGTGGAGAACCAGATGTTTATCCCTATTACAACGAAAATTCAAAAGTAAATTTTCTTGACGATATATTATCCTACCGGAACAAAACTGGAGAAACTCCGGCCGATCTGTTGCGCGAAAGAGGAATTGAGATAAGGATAGAGCCAGGAAGGTCGCTGCTGGATCAAACCGGGTTCACGATGGCAAAAGTGATCCATCGAAAAAAAGATTCGAGGGGAAACTGGCTGATCGGTCTTGAAATGAATCGAAGCCAGCTCAGCAGCTCAAGCGCAGATTTTCTGCTTGATCCCGTGTTCATTCAAGCAAATAACGATGACAGAGAAAAGAAAGCAACCCCGGTTTATTTTACCGGGGGCTATTGCCTGGAACAGGACATTATCCTGAAGCGAAAAATTGTTCTGCCTTGTCTGCCTGAGCCAGGCGATATTGTCTGTTTTCCCAACACGGCAGGATATTTGATGCATTTTTACGAAACCCGGTCTCATCTATATGACTTCACAACCAACGTGGTGATCGATGAAATATCAGAAGTGCCGGAGGTGCACCATGAAAAATTTTAA